The following coding sequences are from one Motacilla alba alba isolate MOTALB_02 chromosome 4, Motacilla_alba_V1.0_pri, whole genome shotgun sequence window:
- the C1QTNF7 gene encoding complement C1q tumor necrosis factor-related protein 7 isoform X2: MFVLLYITSFAIYTSEQPLQSQTKGENYYTRYICSIPGLPGPAGPPGASGSPGPHGRIGLPGRDGRDGRKGEKGLRGKTGPLGPAGEKGDQGESGKKGPGGLTGAKGEVGPAGPPGPKGDKGDRGEPGTPGVCRCGKIVLKSAFSVGITTSYPEERLPIVFNKVLFNEGEHYNPSTGKFICAIPGIYYFSYDITLANKHLAIGLVHNGKYRIKTFDANTGNHDVASGSTVIYLQPEDEVWLEIFYTDQNGLFSDPTWADSLFSGFLLYVDTDYLDALSDEDEL; this comes from the exons ATGTTTGTGCTGCTCTACATTACAAGTTTTGCCATCTACACAAGTGAACAACCTCTTCAAAGCCAGACCAAAGGAGAAAATTACTACACCAGATATATCTGCAGCATCCCAGGTTTgccaggccctgctggccccCCTGGAGCCAGCGGATCCCCAGGGCCACATGGACGCATTGGTCTCCCAGGAAGAGATGGCAGAGATggcaggaagggagaaaaag GTTTAAGAGGCAAGACTGGGCCATTAGGACCAGCTGGAGAGAAAGGAGACCAAGGTGAGTCTGGTAAGAAAGGACCTGGAGGATTGACTGGTGCCAAAGGTGAAGTAGGTCCAGCTGGACCACCTGGACCTAAGGGAGATAAAGGAGACCGAGGAGAGCCAGGAACACCAGGGGTCTGCAGGTGTGGAAAGATAGTGCTGAAATCTGCCTTTTCTGTTGGCATCACCACGAGCTACCCAGAGGAAAGACTACCAATTGTATTCAACAAAGTCCTCTTCAATGAGGGGGAACATTACAACCCATCCACAGGCAAGTTCATTTGTGCCATCCCagggatttattatttttcttatgatATCACCTTAGCAAACAAGCATCTTGCCATTGGGCTGGTTCACAATGGCAAGTACCGGATCAAGACTTTTGATGCGAACACCGGCAACCACGACGTAGCCTCTGGATCCACGGTGATCTACCTTCAGCCAGAAGATGAAGTATGGCTTGAAATCTTCTACACTGACCAAAACGGTCTCTTTTCTGATCCAACATGGGCAGACAGTttgttttctggatttctcTTATATGTTGATACAGATTACCTTGATGCTTTGTCAGATGAAGATGAGCTCTGA
- the C1QTNF7 gene encoding complement C1q tumor necrosis factor-related protein 7 isoform X1 — protein sequence MFVLLYITSFAIYTSEQPLQSQTKGENYYTRYICSIPGLPGPAGPPGASGSPGPHGRIGLPGRDGRDGRKGEKGEKGSAGLRGKTGPLGPAGEKGDQGESGKKGPGGLTGAKGEVGPAGPPGPKGDKGDRGEPGTPGVCRCGKIVLKSAFSVGITTSYPEERLPIVFNKVLFNEGEHYNPSTGKFICAIPGIYYFSYDITLANKHLAIGLVHNGKYRIKTFDANTGNHDVASGSTVIYLQPEDEVWLEIFYTDQNGLFSDPTWADSLFSGFLLYVDTDYLDALSDEDEL from the exons ATGTTTGTGCTGCTCTACATTACAAGTTTTGCCATCTACACAAGTGAACAACCTCTTCAAAGCCAGACCAAAGGAGAAAATTACTACACCAGATATATCTGCAGCATCCCAGGTTTgccaggccctgctggccccCCTGGAGCCAGCGGATCCCCAGGGCCACATGGACGCATTGGTCTCCCAGGAAGAGATGGCAGAGATggcaggaagggagaaaaaggtgaaaaagggAGTGCAG GTTTAAGAGGCAAGACTGGGCCATTAGGACCAGCTGGAGAGAAAGGAGACCAAGGTGAGTCTGGTAAGAAAGGACCTGGAGGATTGACTGGTGCCAAAGGTGAAGTAGGTCCAGCTGGACCACCTGGACCTAAGGGAGATAAAGGAGACCGAGGAGAGCCAGGAACACCAGGGGTCTGCAGGTGTGGAAAGATAGTGCTGAAATCTGCCTTTTCTGTTGGCATCACCACGAGCTACCCAGAGGAAAGACTACCAATTGTATTCAACAAAGTCCTCTTCAATGAGGGGGAACATTACAACCCATCCACAGGCAAGTTCATTTGTGCCATCCCagggatttattatttttcttatgatATCACCTTAGCAAACAAGCATCTTGCCATTGGGCTGGTTCACAATGGCAAGTACCGGATCAAGACTTTTGATGCGAACACCGGCAACCACGACGTAGCCTCTGGATCCACGGTGATCTACCTTCAGCCAGAAGATGAAGTATGGCTTGAAATCTTCTACACTGACCAAAACGGTCTCTTTTCTGATCCAACATGGGCAGACAGTttgttttctggatttctcTTATATGTTGATACAGATTACCTTGATGCTTTGTCAGATGAAGATGAGCTCTGA